A part of Nesterenkonia lutea genomic DNA contains:
- the rpmF gene encoding 50S ribosomal protein L32, whose product MAVPKRKMSRSNTRHRRSQWKASVPKLVKTVENGRVVYSQPHQAKLVTDSAGTPLFYEYKGRKVADA is encoded by the coding sequence GTGGCTGTTCCAAAGCGGAAGATGTCCCGATCCAACACCCGTCACCGCCGCTCGCAGTGGAAGGCTTCTGTCCCGAAGCTGGTGAAGACCGTGGAGAACGGTCGCGTCGTCTACAGCCAGCCTCATCAGGCCAAGCTGGTCACCGACTCCGCCGGCACCCCGCTGTTCTATGAGTACAAGGGTCGCAAGGTCGCCGACGCCTGA
- the rnc gene encoding ribonuclease III yields MTDHEELAKSLGVHIAPEALRLALTHRSYAYENSGLPTNERLEFLGDSILGLAVTDYLYRTFPDLAEGDLAKLRAALVSTRALARVARTLGIGPYISLGAGEQLTQGKDKDSILADTMEALIGAAYLSTDIDTARRLVLRLVVPLLSDKDAMTAGKDWKTTIQEIAAARDMGEIRYQIADFGPDHHKSFSATLVIGGTEHGTGSGPSKKEAEREAARRTVETLTAGRGEQGDILTLVLDRFGDAESSTT; encoded by the coding sequence GTGACCGATCACGAAGAGCTTGCGAAGAGCCTCGGGGTGCACATCGCCCCCGAGGCTCTTCGTCTTGCCCTCACGCATCGGTCCTACGCCTACGAGAACTCCGGACTGCCCACCAATGAGCGGCTCGAGTTCCTCGGGGACTCGATCCTCGGCCTGGCCGTGACGGACTATCTCTACCGGACCTTCCCGGATCTCGCCGAGGGCGACCTCGCCAAGCTCCGCGCGGCTCTGGTCAGCACCCGCGCCCTGGCGCGCGTGGCCCGAACCCTGGGGATCGGGCCCTACATCAGCCTCGGCGCCGGCGAACAGCTCACCCAGGGCAAGGACAAGGACTCGATCCTCGCCGACACCATGGAGGCGCTCATCGGTGCCGCCTACCTCTCCACCGACATCGACACCGCGCGGCGGCTCGTGCTGCGCCTGGTCGTCCCGCTGCTCAGCGACAAGGACGCGATGACGGCCGGCAAGGACTGGAAGACCACCATCCAGGAGATCGCCGCCGCCCGGGACATGGGAGAGATCCGCTATCAAATCGCGGACTTCGGTCCCGACCACCATAAATCTTTCTCCGCCACCCTGGTCATCGGCGGCACCGAGCACGGCACTGGCTCAGGCCCCTCCAAGAAGGAGGCCGAGCGGGAGGCCGCCCGACGGACCGTGGAGACGCTGACCGCCGGGCGCGGTGAGCAGGGTGACATCCTCACCCTGGTCCTTGATCGGTTCGGGGACGCAGAGTCCTCCACCACCTGA
- a CDS encoding LCP family protein, translating into MAEKNNPAKPPHRPRRAARLPEDPGNTGHPSERPAAAAAPPQARRRRIIRIVLIAVSALLVVAVGAGLIYALQLRSAFDDQRNVLDLELDGDDSAERTAEGTINMLLLGSDSRGEDDVDYRGSIGDDASERSDTMMFVHIPEDRSGVYVMSIVRDLWVDVPGEGQGRVNSALGVGGYPLVVDTVEELLETHIDHVAIIDFEGFSDLTRALGGVYVDNPRPFSTGQHNPAFYPEGTIRLEGDNALRFVRERKAFPSGDFVRVQNQQLVVNGIVDRLLSADTLTNPQRVMEVVNGIVPYLSVDDGLDADTIASYALEMRDMRSGDIQMFTIPTGDLATTAGGAQVILKDEEMLELLQRSLKNENMEGFLEYVEMRESQDEQP; encoded by the coding sequence GTGGCGGAGAAGAACAACCCCGCGAAACCGCCGCACCGACCCCGCCGGGCGGCCAGGCTGCCCGAGGACCCGGGGAACACCGGGCACCCCTCTGAGCGCCCCGCCGCCGCAGCGGCTCCGCCGCAGGCACGACGACGACGCATCATCAGGATCGTGCTCATCGCCGTGTCCGCGCTGCTTGTCGTGGCAGTCGGCGCCGGGCTGATATACGCGCTGCAGCTGCGCAGCGCCTTCGACGACCAGCGCAATGTGCTCGACCTCGAGCTCGACGGCGACGACTCCGCCGAGCGCACTGCCGAGGGCACGATCAACATGCTCCTGCTGGGCTCTGACAGCCGCGGGGAGGACGATGTCGACTACCGCGGCAGCATCGGTGACGACGCCTCGGAGCGCTCCGACACGATGATGTTCGTCCACATCCCCGAAGACCGCTCCGGGGTGTATGTGATGTCCATCGTCCGCGACCTCTGGGTGGACGTGCCCGGAGAGGGCCAGGGCCGGGTGAACTCCGCCCTGGGCGTGGGCGGCTATCCGTTGGTCGTGGACACGGTGGAAGAGCTGCTGGAGACCCATATCGACCATGTGGCCATCATCGACTTCGAGGGGTTCTCCGATCTGACCCGGGCCCTGGGCGGGGTCTACGTGGACAATCCCCGTCCCTTCTCCACCGGACAGCACAATCCGGCCTTCTACCCGGAGGGAACCATCCGGCTCGAGGGTGACAATGCGCTGCGCTTCGTGCGAGAGCGCAAGGCCTTCCCCAGCGGGGACTTCGTCCGGGTGCAGAACCAGCAGCTGGTGGTCAACGGCATCGTGGACCGGCTGCTCTCCGCGGACACGCTGACCAATCCACAGCGAGTGATGGAGGTCGTCAACGGGATCGTGCCGTACCTGAGCGTCGATGACGGTCTGGACGCCGACACGATCGCGTCCTATGCCTTGGAGATGCGGGATATGCGCTCGGGGGACATCCAGATGTTCACCATCCCCACCGGGGATCTGGCCACCACTGCCGGGGGCGCCCAGGTGATCCTCAAGGATGAAGAGATGCTCGAGCTGCTGCAGCGGTCCCTGAAGAACGAGAACATGGAGGGATTCCTGGAGTACGTGGAGATGCGCGAATCTCAGGACGAGCAGCCGTGA
- a CDS encoding glycosyltransferase family 4 protein, which translates to MTPRVQLLTHSYWPERTAPQRRWERLVASLRQDGWAVDVVVPAANKHHTPGQHRGRGRFSLAAAEGPAGERLHRTPYVLLRNSRAGRFASDLASGVLMVPRALAAPRPDLVVATVPALPTICAGWVVSRCRRIPLVVDMRDAWPELAREAEVRAGPLGRLMEAAVIAVQRRAELVVTVTEGFAQRLRERGVSPVETISNGVALDQVPLLEHRRRAPGELRMAYLGNHGESQALERLILAVASIPRTGGLDVRLRMVGSGTQKDQLREIAASAGALASGAVEFCEPVHGDEVWEHYRWADTALVSLRTDWASFAWTVPSKTFELMGLGKHITAAVTGEAAWVLGHAENVTHLSGDTAQIAETLAALAADPTSTPVDPRGRSWVAEYADLPELGKRYAALLADLRDRAQR; encoded by the coding sequence GTGACCCCTCGCGTGCAGCTGCTGACGCACAGCTATTGGCCCGAGCGCACCGCGCCCCAGCGGCGCTGGGAGCGCCTGGTGGCCTCGCTGCGGCAGGACGGATGGGCGGTCGACGTCGTCGTGCCGGCGGCGAACAAGCACCACACGCCTGGCCAGCACCGCGGACGGGGGCGGTTCAGCCTGGCTGCCGCGGAGGGGCCTGCCGGGGAACGGCTGCACCGCACCCCTTATGTGCTGCTGCGCAATTCCCGCGCCGGCAGATTCGCCTCTGATCTGGCCTCCGGGGTCCTGATGGTGCCCCGCGCCCTCGCCGCCCCCAGGCCCGACCTCGTGGTGGCCACCGTCCCGGCCCTTCCCACCATCTGCGCCGGCTGGGTGGTCTCGCGCTGCCGCCGGATCCCGCTGGTCGTGGACATGCGTGACGCCTGGCCCGAGCTCGCCCGTGAGGCAGAGGTGAGGGCGGGTCCGCTGGGCCGGCTCATGGAGGCCGCGGTCATCGCCGTGCAGCGCCGCGCCGAGCTGGTGGTTACGGTCACCGAGGGATTCGCGCAGCGTCTCCGCGAACGCGGCGTCTCCCCGGTGGAGACCATCAGCAATGGAGTGGCGCTGGACCAGGTGCCCCTGCTCGAGCATCGCAGACGTGCGCCCGGGGAGCTGCGGATGGCCTATCTGGGCAACCATGGCGAGAGCCAGGCGTTGGAACGGCTCATCCTGGCGGTGGCCTCCATCCCGCGGACCGGGGGACTCGACGTCCGGCTGCGCATGGTCGGCTCAGGCACGCAGAAGGATCAGCTGCGCGAGATCGCCGCCTCCGCCGGTGCGCTGGCGAGCGGAGCGGTCGAGTTCTGTGAGCCGGTCCATGGTGACGAGGTCTGGGAGCACTACCGCTGGGCGGACACCGCCCTGGTGAGCCTGCGCACGGACTGGGCGTCCTTCGCCTGGACCGTGCCCTCGAAGACCTTTGAGCTGATGGGCCTGGGCAAGCACATCACTGCGGCGGTCACGGGCGAGGCCGCCTGGGTTCTCGGGCACGCGGAGAATGTGACCCACCTCAGCGGGGACACCGCCCAGATCGCCGAGACGCTCGCCGCGCTCGCTGCGGATCCCACATCCACTCCCGTGGACCCGCGGGGCAGGAGCTGGGTCGCGGAGTACGCCGACCTTCCCGAGCTGGGCAAGCGCTATGCCGCGCTGCTCGCCGATCTGCGGGACCGGGCGCAGCGGTGA
- a CDS encoding hotdog fold thioesterase, with translation MTSQHDALNHASHSSAPAAPTPFPDEEERLARMEAAGIPKEYQQWTGPHGVTPLGVKMGLRYVEMHPDKMVATLPVAGNEQNMGLFHGGAHMVLAETLGSIAAILHARVNLGVDNAVVGTELGATHHRSVTAGMVTATCTPINLGRQLTSHQIVMTDDAGRRLSTARMTNMILPNRN, from the coding sequence ATGACTTCTCAGCATGATGCGCTCAACCACGCCTCCCACAGCTCTGCCCCGGCTGCGCCCACCCCGTTCCCCGACGAGGAGGAGCGCCTCGCACGGATGGAGGCCGCCGGCATTCCCAAGGAGTATCAGCAGTGGACCGGCCCGCATGGGGTCACCCCGCTGGGCGTGAAGATGGGGCTGCGGTACGTGGAGATGCACCCGGACAAGATGGTGGCCACTCTTCCGGTGGCGGGCAACGAGCAGAACATGGGACTTTTCCACGGCGGCGCACATATGGTGCTGGCCGAGACCCTGGGCTCGATCGCCGCGATCCTGCACGCGCGGGTCAACCTGGGTGTGGACAATGCGGTGGTGGGCACCGAGCTCGGCGCCACCCACCACCGCTCGGTCACCGCAGGCATGGTCACAGCCACCTGCACCCCGATCAACCTGGGACGACAGCTGACCAGCCACCAGATCGTGATGACCGACGACGCCGGCCGCCGCCTCTCGACCGCCCGGATGACCAACATGATCCTGCCCAACCGCAACTGA
- a CDS encoding glycosyltransferase, with translation MNRSDEASAQPASEPAQVASAPAIAAQAHRAAQAHEQAAQELSSSAHHEQLWGPLERAHRERAADLRRRAAAETSRPAADVPLAAPLAALSVHDAVAAARAAAAELPAAESGISRPKLDLRIGIICDRFLLDTFSGLAELIPITPDNWENHLDDVDLLLVAATWRGHDGSSWDNTAPEAPARRRLLISTIIPAYRANGVPPVYYGKEDPPDYRQFLDIARACDHIFTTAAEVVEDYRRDCPRALSVEVLPFGVNPLLHSPLGSRSAPAQVRELIFFAGSWMGRKYPERARFAEWILDGVLDSGRPLAIVDRWWEEISAQLDSEQPMLSPNQLIPVKYWPYRVPAMDHHELMDLQRVVDIAVNLNSVIGSQTMFANRALELQAAGTLVLSTYNQGLNSYHPQVRIANSAEDVTESLRGLDLEELRRTQSDGVREVFLHHHVSDLLARVARTAGKEVASQQELVVAVAEDVTAELTQDMAAQDLSTCGLGPVELLDWNQLGDRAADPLAPRIDVLLPVSGQRRYLPRYAADHVAAFRYQSASITTKLAGSAAETDPHSHRHHRGLRSLPRPQDLGLTAWWRPEPAALVSAAVLAASGQDARVYAIDHLGHATAATISQSGLLPAALPHPGDDIAEAKDEFRRTAKAGELELSVILPVYNNGDHLRHKAFASLRRSPHFSRTHVLLIDDGSTDPVTVAAVEELARSWPNVSVFRHGTGGSGSASRPRNTGLELAATEYVTYLDPDDEELEAGYHLLQRRLAEKPEADFALGTQVTWTDRHMVLPVHDWYSSIEQHDGLCWPDRDSLWRIRFRPASIESMVARTAWLRGLGLTQPEGATGQDTFFFQQILFHARAYVPVDRPVYVYYGAVDTSIVNVVSPAYFRKYLILEAARASWLQEVGLLADYLDTRFEHFFVTWYLWKFSRVPAADRAEAATVLSEIAGFYVEDPAHHPWRTPEALRFFGQRRLPSAKKLRPLAGRLKRRARGAAALQLGQLKRTRWGRGAGLVYRRTLKPRSADQVAALREVSAEIERIQRREAAHWGITAAESAYAAAVQAR, from the coding sequence GTGAATCGCTCAGACGAAGCCTCTGCACAGCCCGCCAGTGAACCAGCACAGGTCGCTTCTGCCCCCGCGATCGCCGCGCAAGCACACCGCGCCGCGCAGGCTCATGAGCAGGCGGCCCAGGAACTCTCCAGCTCAGCGCATCATGAGCAGCTCTGGGGTCCGCTGGAGCGGGCGCATCGCGAGCGTGCCGCCGATCTGCGCCGACGAGCCGCCGCGGAGACCTCCCGTCCTGCGGCGGATGTGCCGCTGGCCGCCCCGCTGGCCGCCCTGTCGGTCCACGACGCCGTCGCCGCGGCCCGCGCCGCCGCCGCCGAGCTGCCCGCCGCCGAATCCGGCATCTCCCGACCGAAGCTGGACCTGCGGATCGGCATCATCTGCGACCGGTTCCTCCTGGACACCTTCTCCGGACTGGCCGAGCTCATCCCGATCACCCCGGACAACTGGGAGAACCACCTCGATGACGTCGATCTGCTGCTGGTCGCGGCCACCTGGCGGGGCCACGACGGCTCCTCCTGGGACAACACCGCGCCCGAGGCGCCGGCGCGCCGACGGCTGCTGATCAGCACGATCATCCCGGCCTACCGCGCGAACGGGGTCCCACCTGTCTACTACGGCAAGGAGGACCCCCCGGATTACCGGCAGTTCCTGGACATCGCTCGGGCCTGCGACCACATCTTCACCACCGCCGCCGAGGTCGTCGAGGACTACCGCCGGGACTGTCCCCGGGCACTCAGCGTCGAGGTGCTGCCCTTCGGGGTCAATCCGCTGCTGCACTCCCCGCTGGGTTCCCGCAGCGCGCCCGCGCAGGTCCGGGAGCTCATCTTCTTCGCCGGCTCCTGGATGGGCCGGAAGTATCCCGAGCGGGCACGCTTCGCCGAATGGATCCTCGACGGTGTGCTGGACTCGGGGCGACCGCTGGCGATCGTGGACCGCTGGTGGGAGGAGATCTCCGCCCAGCTGGATTCGGAGCAGCCGATGCTCAGCCCCAATCAGCTGATCCCGGTGAAGTACTGGCCCTACCGGGTGCCCGCGATGGATCACCATGAGCTGATGGACCTCCAGCGGGTGGTGGACATCGCGGTGAACCTGAACTCGGTGATCGGCTCGCAGACTATGTTCGCCAACCGGGCGCTGGAGCTTCAGGCGGCCGGCACTCTGGTGCTCTCCACCTATAACCAGGGGCTGAACTCGTACCACCCGCAGGTCCGCATCGCGAATTCCGCCGAGGATGTGACCGAGAGCCTGCGTGGACTCGATCTCGAGGAGCTGCGCCGGACCCAGAGCGACGGCGTCCGAGAGGTCTTCCTGCATCACCACGTCTCTGACCTGCTCGCCCGGGTCGCTCGGACCGCTGGGAAGGAGGTGGCCTCCCAGCAGGAGCTGGTGGTCGCCGTGGCCGAGGACGTCACGGCGGAACTGACCCAGGACATGGCGGCGCAGGACCTGTCCACCTGTGGCCTGGGCCCGGTGGAGCTGCTGGACTGGAACCAGCTCGGCGACCGTGCCGCAGACCCGCTCGCGCCGCGGATCGATGTGCTGCTGCCGGTGAGCGGGCAGCGCCGGTACCTGCCCCGCTATGCGGCCGATCATGTGGCGGCCTTCCGCTACCAGTCCGCATCGATCACCACGAAGCTCGCCGGCAGCGCCGCGGAGACCGACCCGCACTCCCATCGGCACCACCGGGGCCTCCGGTCGCTCCCGCGTCCCCAGGACCTCGGTCTGACCGCCTGGTGGCGCCCCGAGCCTGCCGCGCTCGTCTCTGCCGCAGTGCTGGCGGCCTCCGGACAGGACGCCCGGGTCTATGCCATCGATCATCTCGGTCATGCCACCGCGGCCACCATCAGCCAGTCCGGCCTGCTCCCCGCCGCGCTGCCCCACCCCGGCGACGACATCGCCGAAGCCAAGGATGAGTTCCGCCGCACGGCGAAGGCTGGAGAGCTCGAGCTCTCAGTGATCCTGCCGGTCTACAACAACGGGGACCACCTCCGGCACAAGGCCTTCGCCTCGCTGCGCCGCTCGCCGCACTTCTCGCGCACTCATGTGCTGCTGATCGACGACGGCTCCACCGACCCGGTCACAGTGGCCGCCGTGGAGGAGCTGGCCCGGAGCTGGCCGAACGTCTCCGTCTTCCGGCACGGCACCGGCGGCTCCGGATCGGCCTCGCGCCCGCGCAACACCGGCCTGGAGCTCGCCGCCACTGAATACGTCACCTACCTGGACCCCGATGATGAGGAGCTGGAGGCCGGCTACCACCTGCTCCAGCGGCGCCTGGCGGAGAAGCCTGAGGCGGACTTCGCGCTGGGCACCCAGGTCACCTGGACTGACCGGCATATGGTCCTGCCGGTGCACGACTGGTATTCGAGCATCGAGCAGCATGACGGCCTCTGCTGGCCGGACCGCGATTCGCTGTGGAGAATCCGCTTTCGTCCGGCGTCGATCGAGTCGATGGTGGCACGCACCGCATGGCTGCGGGGACTCGGACTGACCCAGCCGGAGGGCGCCACCGGACAGGACACCTTCTTCTTCCAGCAGATCCTCTTCCACGCCCGGGCCTATGTGCCGGTGGACCGGCCGGTCTATGTCTACTACGGAGCGGTGGACACCTCGATCGTCAACGTGGTCAGTCCCGCCTACTTCAGGAAGTACCTGATCCTCGAGGCGGCCAGGGCCTCCTGGCTGCAAGAGGTCGGGCTGCTGGCGGACTATCTGGACACTCGCTTCGAGCACTTCTTCGTCACCTGGTACCTGTGGAAATTCTCTCGGGTCCCCGCCGCCGACAGGGCCGAAGCCGCCACGGTGCTCTCCGAGATCGCCGGATTCTATGTGGAGGACCCCGCCCACCATCCGTGGAGGACTCCGGAGGCGCTGCGCTTCTTCGGTCAGCGACGACTGCCCTCGGCGAAGAAGCTGCGCCCGCTGGCGGGGCGGCTGAAGCGCCGGGCACGCGGCGCCGCGGCCCTGCAGCTGGGGCAGCTCAAGCGCACTCGCTGGGGTCGGGGTGCCGGTCTCGTGTACCGCCGCACGCTCAAGCCGAGGTCTGCCGATCAGGTGGCGGCGCTGCGCGAGGTCTCAGCCGAGATCGAGCGGATCCAGCGACGGGAGGCGGCCCATTGGGGCATCACCGCGGCGGAATCGGCCTACGCTGCGGCGGTGCAGGCCCGCTGA
- a CDS encoding glycosyltransferase family 4 protein, giving the protein MARPRVYFVVQPTVAHYREPLLRRLLESTRYDFDLVGRFRNSEAPRADAIRSAADEVLAQVRPLGFSAVRQFWWEHGQVREIWRGDHDAYVIAGRIPTVSAWVASGVAALRGRTLIMWGHGWKRPEDGVKRRVRLAFYRLTDGLLVYGDRAKELGASYGVPAEKIQVIYNSIYPEAMIGSARDASAAADLHRSGVTDDDAASPATIIYSSRLTARHRLDLLAEALGGMPAHTRPKALIVGEGAERPRLEQVFTDHGVDAEFLGAVYEHDRLRGLYARADLAVSVGGAGLNVIQAMSFGVPVLAEDGNPDSSPEIEAVVEGVTGRYYQTGDVDSLRRVLAELLAAPKQLDQLGEASLAVVRDRYTAEKHAEAIESALDVLLCRDRP; this is encoded by the coding sequence ATGGCGCGTCCCCGGGTGTACTTCGTGGTCCAGCCCACGGTGGCGCACTATCGCGAGCCGCTGCTGCGCAGACTCCTGGAGTCCACGCGCTACGACTTCGACCTGGTCGGACGGTTCAGGAACTCAGAAGCGCCCCGTGCGGATGCGATCCGCTCCGCCGCTGACGAGGTCCTGGCTCAGGTCAGGCCGCTGGGATTCTCCGCAGTCCGGCAGTTCTGGTGGGAGCACGGACAGGTCCGCGAGATCTGGCGCGGGGACCATGACGCCTACGTCATCGCCGGACGGATCCCCACGGTCTCAGCCTGGGTGGCCTCTGGGGTCGCGGCGCTGCGCGGACGCACGCTGATCATGTGGGGCCACGGCTGGAAGCGCCCCGAGGACGGCGTCAAACGCCGGGTTCGGCTGGCCTTCTACCGGCTGACCGACGGGCTGCTGGTCTACGGCGACCGCGCCAAGGAGCTCGGCGCCTCCTACGGGGTCCCGGCCGAGAAGATCCAGGTCATCTACAACAGCATCTACCCGGAAGCGATGATCGGCTCGGCCCGCGATGCTTCCGCCGCCGCTGACCTCCACCGTTCGGGCGTCACCGACGACGACGCCGCGTCGCCTGCCACGATCATCTACAGCTCCCGACTCACCGCTCGCCATCGCCTGGACCTGCTCGCCGAAGCGCTCGGCGGCATGCCTGCCCACACGCGGCCAAAGGCGCTCATCGTGGGCGAGGGCGCCGAACGTCCCCGGCTCGAGCAGGTCTTCACCGACCACGGGGTCGACGCGGAGTTCCTCGGTGCCGTCTATGAGCATGACCGGCTGCGGGGACTCTACGCCCGCGCCGATCTCGCGGTCTCCGTGGGCGGGGCCGGGCTGAACGTCATTCAGGCGATGAGCTTCGGGGTGCCGGTGCTCGCCGAGGACGGCAACCCCGATTCAAGCCCCGAGATCGAGGCCGTGGTCGAGGGCGTCACCGGGCGCTACTACCAGACCGGCGACGTCGACTCGCTGCGCAGAGTCCTCGCCGAGCTCCTGGCGGCGCCCAAGCAGCTGGATCAGCTGGGGGAGGCGAGCCTCGCCGTCGTCCGGGACCGCTACACCGCCGAGAAGCACGCCGAGGCGATCGAGAGCGCCCTGGACGTGCTGCTCTGCCGCGACCGGCCCTGA
- a CDS encoding glycosyltransferase family 2 protein produces the protein MITPENAYVCVCTFRRPGPLAELLSSLRAQQTSAQHGAKVPQLIVVDNSPAGEAAGQVSRQYPEARYVHEPRPGIAAARNAAVEAVPEEAEAVLFLDDDERAAPNWLNALLVCAEESGADTVSGPVISHFGEDPPAWLQESGFIRRIDFPTGPWDHRPATNNVLVRAAWFREAGFRFDEAFSFIGGEDSDLFGRMQAAGARSWWCAEAVVTEDVPTERLSPAWMRQRAVRAGHVRATKLMRRADRRRLSPGLRLRIAAEGLGRLGYGAARVSIRRLQGAPVRYVDSIYHREGLGMLQAAAGRSLEEYAR, from the coding sequence GTGATCACACCCGAGAACGCCTATGTCTGCGTCTGCACGTTCAGGCGGCCGGGACCGCTCGCCGAGCTGCTCTCCTCACTGCGCGCCCAGCAGACCAGTGCCCAGCACGGTGCCAAGGTTCCGCAGCTGATCGTGGTGGACAACTCTCCCGCCGGGGAGGCCGCCGGGCAGGTCAGCCGGCAGTACCCGGAGGCCCGCTACGTCCACGAACCTCGTCCCGGCATCGCCGCGGCCCGCAATGCCGCGGTGGAGGCGGTGCCCGAAGAGGCCGAGGCGGTGCTCTTCCTCGACGACGACGAGCGGGCCGCCCCGAACTGGCTGAACGCGCTGCTCGTCTGCGCCGAGGAGTCCGGGGCCGACACCGTCTCCGGGCCGGTCATCTCGCACTTCGGTGAGGACCCCCCGGCCTGGCTGCAGGAATCCGGGTTCATCCGCCGCATCGATTTCCCCACCGGACCGTGGGATCACCGTCCCGCGACCAATAATGTGCTGGTCCGAGCCGCCTGGTTCCGCGAGGCGGGCTTCCGCTTCGACGAGGCGTTCAGCTTCATCGGGGGAGAGGACTCCGACCTCTTCGGACGCATGCAGGCGGCAGGGGCGCGCTCCTGGTGGTGCGCGGAAGCCGTGGTGACAGAAGATGTCCCGACAGAACGCCTCAGCCCCGCCTGGATGCGCCAGCGCGCGGTGCGCGCCGGACACGTCCGGGCCACCAAGCTCATGCGCCGCGCCGATCGGCGGCGGCTCAGCCCCGGGCTGCGCCTGCGGATCGCGGCCGAGGGGCTGGGACGGCTGGGATACGGGGCCGCGCGAGTGTCGATCCGCCGCCTGCAGGGCGCACCTGTGCGCTACGTGGACAGCATCTATCACCGGGAGGGCCTGGGGATGCTGCAGGCCGCGGCGGGGCGCAGCCTTGAGGAGTACGCCCGCTGA
- a CDS encoding YceD family protein — MTALSVDVQELRGKPGTQHEILRTVPAPEDLATVLIGIPQGSELQLDLRLESVHEGVLMTGTASGEVVGQCGRCLDELKHQLTVDIMQLFSWPQKARTDAAEEDDEDTRPMGSDLTIDLEPVLRDLMVSALPFQPVCREDCPGLCSVCGFRMEDDLDHFHEQLDPRWAALKDVAVGLPEPDPESDPST; from the coding sequence ATGACTGCTCTCAGCGTAGATGTGCAGGAGCTTCGGGGTAAGCCCGGAACTCAGCACGAGATTCTCAGAACTGTCCCTGCACCCGAGGACCTTGCGACGGTCCTGATCGGGATCCCGCAGGGCAGCGAGCTGCAGCTGGATCTGCGTCTGGAATCGGTGCACGAAGGTGTGCTGATGACAGGCACCGCCTCCGGGGAGGTCGTCGGACAGTGTGGACGTTGCCTCGATGAGCTGAAGCATCAGCTCACCGTGGACATCATGCAGCTGTTCAGCTGGCCCCAGAAGGCGCGGACCGACGCGGCAGAGGAAGACGATGAGGACACCCGCCCGATGGGCAGTGACCTCACCATCGATCTGGAGCCGGTGCTGCGGGACCTCATGGTCTCAGCACTGCCGTTCCAGCCGGTCTGCCGTGAGGACTGCCCGGGACTGTGCTCCGTCTGCGGTTTCCGCATGGAGGACGATCTCGATCATTTCCATGAGCAGCTCGATCCCCGCTGGGCCGCGTTGAAAGACGTGGCCGTGGGACTGCCGGAGCCGGACCCAGAGTCCGACCCCAGCACCTAG
- the mutM gene encoding bifunctional DNA-formamidopyrimidine glycosylase/DNA-(apurinic or apyrimidinic site) lyase codes for MPELPEVEVVRRGVSRWAAGRCVESVQIHDVRSLRRHGLGVPEEQARVASFTTALQGSTLAAPQRRGKFLWIPLQSPAAAGSQVPAGPAEALLIHLGMSGQVLIDAPSAAEQKHLKITLELTRAGEAPTQLRFIDQRIFGGMQISELVPSTHPSGAVPAAAAHIAADPLEPGMDAEIFFRSLRRRRTGLKRAMLDQGMISGIGNIYADEALWHAQLHYTRPTETITRAESARLLRCVEEVMAAALDAGGTSFDSLYVNVNGASGYFDRSLQSYGRAGQPCRRCAGTPRAAEIRRDPFMGRSSHWCPSCQPRPRRSRG; via the coding sequence ATGCCCGAGCTTCCTGAGGTCGAGGTGGTCCGCCGCGGGGTCAGTCGCTGGGCCGCGGGACGCTGCGTCGAATCCGTCCAGATCCATGACGTGCGGAGTCTGCGCCGCCATGGCCTCGGCGTCCCCGAGGAGCAGGCGCGAGTCGCCTCCTTCACGACGGCGCTGCAGGGCAGCACGCTCGCCGCCCCGCAGCGGCGCGGCAAGTTCCTCTGGATCCCGCTGCAGAGTCCCGCCGCCGCGGGCTCGCAGGTCCCGGCCGGTCCAGCAGAGGCGCTGCTGATCCACCTGGGCATGAGCGGCCAGGTCCTGATCGATGCCCCGTCCGCCGCCGAGCAGAAGCACCTCAAGATCACCCTGGAGCTGACCCGGGCCGGGGAGGCGCCGACGCAGCTGCGCTTCATCGATCAGCGGATCTTCGGCGGGATGCAGATCTCCGAGCTCGTGCCCTCCACACACCCCAGCGGCGCCGTGCCCGCCGCGGCGGCGCACATCGCCGCAGACCCGCTTGAACCGGGCATGGACGCCGAGATCTTCTTTCGCAGCCTGCGCCGGCGGAGGACCGGATTGAAGCGCGCGATGCTGGACCAGGGCATGATCTCCGGGATCGGCAACATCTATGCCGATGAGGCCCTCTGGCACGCCCAGCTGCACTACACCCGGCCCACCGAGACCATCACCCGGGCAGAGTCCGCGCGTCTGCTGCGCTGCGTGGAGGAGGTCATGGCGGCGGCCCTGGACGCCGGCGGCACCAGCTTCGACTCCCTCTACGTCAACGTCAACGGCGCCTCCGGATACTTCGATCGCTCCCTGCAGAGCTACGGACGCGCGGGACAGCCCTGCCGCCGCTGCGCCGGAACTCCGCGTGCCGCGGAGATCCGCCGGGACCCCTTCATGGGGCGCTCCTCCCACTGGTGCCCCAGCTGCCAGCCCCGCCCCCGCCGCTCCCGAGGCTGA